CCCTCGAGCAAATCGAGACGGCTCTCATCGCGGTCGAGGAGAACCCAGAACAGGCTCCTAAGGTTATCGAGATGGACGAGGAAGTGAACCGATTGGACGAAGAAATACGTCTCTACGTCCGGACGCTTCCAGTTCTCCATCCTTGTGAGGAAGCTGGCAAGGTGGCGACCCTACTGCTGGAGATCTCGCACTGTATCGAGCGGATAGGGGACTACGCGTGCAACATCGCGGAGGTGGCTGAAACACTCGGGACACTGTCCGACCTGCAGTGCTGGAGGGACGTGCGCGAGGCCGCCCTGGAAGCTCGTAGAATGGTGGAAACCGCGTACAGCGTTTTCCTCGGTCGGGTGAAGAAGGAGGACCTGCGCGATGAAGCTGAAAAGGTATACTGCGCCGAAGATCGTGTCCACAAAAACATAATCAAGGCGTGTGAGAAGGCCGTTGAGGAAACGAAAGAGTTTCCTAAAAAGGCCGACCGGCTGTTCGGTCTTTCCCGGATCACGAAGGACATCGAGCGCATCGCGGATAAGGCCGTAGACGTTGTAGATTTCACGCGCGAGCTCGTGGAGGGTAGGCCTAGGGATCTCACACCTGAGCAAGAGATGAGGAGCACCCTACCCGCTGACGGCACTTATTAGGGGGGTGCCGGTTGTATTACATCGGGCTCGGCGGATTCGGCTGCCGGTTCTCCACTCACGCCTCAAACGCAGGTCTTGAGGTGATCCTCTGCGCGGGATCTAGAGGAGACCTACTGCGTGTATCGGAAGGCGAGAAAATCGAGGTGGCCAGCGGTATCGGGTTCAGTCGGGACTGGTGTAAGGCTTCCGAGGAGCTGCAAGAGCAAGCGGAGACTATCCGCGAAACGCTGGAAAGGGTGGGTGCTGAGGAACCCACGGTTCTAGCTTTCGGTCTCGGTGGAGCCGTCGGATACGCTTTAGCGCAGCAGATCCTGAAGGAGCCTCCGGTACCCTTCATCGTACTGACCACGGTTCCGGGAGAATCGGAGGACCCTCAGGTGCGTCGCAACGCCGCCGAGCAGGTGAAGAGCGTCCTGGGAGTGTCTATCAAGCTTCCCGTCCTCTGGGTGGACAACGCGTTAGGTGGGTATGAAAGGGTTAACAGGGTACTCGAGAGAACACTCCTCGACCTCCGAGACTTCCTGGGCGTGCCCGTGGAGGAGCTCCCGAACTTGGCCGGTAACTACGCGTTGTCACCTTCGATCTCCGGAGAGAGGGTGACCGGGGACGTCGTCAAGACATCGGCGGATGAGGTCAGGAAGCTGGTGGAGAGTAGAGAGCCAGAGGAACATGTGGTTCGACGCGAGCGCCGTGGGCCCGATCCGGAGTCGCTGAGAGAATTGTTCTAAGGGTGAACCGATATGTCGAGGAAAGCCAGAGTGACGCTCACACTCTCCGAGGATGCCTTGGCCCGGGTCCTAGCGACTAAAGACGCCCTCGAAGGAGACAGCATTTCGGCCACCGTCGGCAAGTTGGTGAAGTTCGGATTCGCGTACCTCAGGGAGAAGTTCCCTGAACTGTTCGAGGGTATAAACCTTGAGGAATACCGTGAGAAGGCGCGTGAGCGCTGGTTCGATTCCGGATCCTCTCGGTCATAGTTTTTAAACTCGGGTCAGAGGGGTCCCTCCAGGGAACCGCGTTGCGTGCACCTGAAGGCTTCCTTCTTGGTGGTATCAAACGCGAAGGTATAGGAGTTGGGTTAATCTTCTCGGAGCGTCGATGTGCCGTAGCGGGCACCTTCACTGAGAACACCCTCCGCGCCGCTCCGGTGGAGTACTCCGAGGAGGTGTGCGAGCGAGGTGTCGCCCGCGGAGTGATAGTGAACAGTGGTCACGCCAACGCGATGACGGGTGAGGATGGATATCAAGACGTACTGCGCACTGCGGAAGCGATCGCCGAGCTAACGGGGGCTCCGGAGGACGAAATAGTGGTGTGTTCTACTGGCGTGATCGGTGAGCGACCCCCTGTCGATAAGATTGTGGAGTACGCGCGCGAAGTTTGGGAGGATATGGGATCCACTGAACGGCACGTTCTGGAGTTTAGTCGGGCCATCTTGACCACAGATACTGAGGAGAAAATAACTTTGTACGAGGGCGATGGTTGGTCACTCCTCGGAATCGCGAAGGGTGCTGGTATGATACATCCGAACATGTCCACTATGCTCGCATTTTTGCTCACCGATGTGGGAGTGAAACCAAAAGAGCTTCAGATGTGGCTTCGTGAGGTCGTGAACGACACATTCAACATGATAACGGTAGATGGAGATGAGAGCACTAATGATTCCGTAGTGCTGCTAGCGAACGACAGCTCGAACCTCAAAGTCGGCAGAGATGTCACTATCACGGAGTTCCAACGCGCCCTGGAAGAGGTCTGTACGGAGCTCGCTGAGAAGATTGTACGAGACGGTGAAGGGGCGACGAAGCTAATGATAGTACGCGTACACGGTGCGAGTAATGAAGCAGAGGCTCGGCGTGCGGCCCGCGCGATAGCATCCTCAAACCTGGTGAAGGCGGCGCTGTTCGGCGAGGATCCGAACTGGGGACGGATCGGAGCCGCCATCGGGGCCGCACGCGTCGACGTCGATCCTGACGAGTTACAGATAGCTTTCCGCAGCTCAGAGGGCGAGATAGTGGCCTACGAAGGAGGTCCTGTGGATTTTGACGAAAAGAAGGCTAAGCGCGTTCTCTCCGCGAGCGAAGTTGAGATTGTGGTGGACTTAGGAGTAGGTGACGCGTCCGCCCGCGCGTGGGGGTGTGACCTAACGTACGAGTACGTGCGGATCAACGCGGAGTACAGGACCTGACCACCTCCCGTCTTGAGGGATGAAATTTTTCGGGGGCGGTTCATAGTCTCTCTGTTCGGGATCACGCCTCTCACTGTGCAGTCAGTCGAGCCGAATGCATGGGCAAATAACAGGTAGGTTCGTGGCGATTCCGGATCACCGATCAATTCGTGGTCGCTCGGAACCCGAGAATGAGAACCCTCTTCCCTTTCAACCCAAGAGGAGGATCGCTAAGGGCGTGAGGGGGCCTCACTTGACCGACAGGGAGGAGGTGGTAGAACTCCGAGGTCACATCATCGACTCACTCATTTTCTCACGGGTACTGGACACTATCATGGAGATGGGTGGAGATTTCGAAATATTGGAGTTCAAGGTTGGGAAGCGCAAAACGGACCCCAGTTTCGCGAAGATTCTCGTCAAGGGGAAGGATCCTGAGCATCTTAGGGAGATAATCTCCGAACTGCGTAAGTATGGGGCGATTCCAGTTCATACGCAGGAAGTCCGACTGGAACCGGCTCCGGCGGACGGTGTCTGTCCCAGGGGCTTTTACACGACTACGAACCACCGAACGTTCGTATTTTTTGACGGCGAGTGGATCGAGGTCGAGGATATAGAGATGGACTGTGCGATCGTGATTTACCCGGAGGAACGCAGGGCAGTGGCTAAACCTATCCGGGAGGTTCGCGAGGGAGAGTTGGTGGTGGTAGGAGATAGAGGAGTGCGCGTGAAGCCCCCCGAGAGACCTCGAGGTAGGACTGGAATCTTCGGCTTCATGGAGAGCGAAGTCTCACCTGAGAAGCCCACACTAACGCTAATCCGAAGGATAGCTGAAGAACTAGAATGGCACAGAAAGAACGGGAAAGTCGTGGTAGTCGTTGGCCCTGCTGTAATTCACGCTGGAGCCCGTGATGACTTAGCGTGGATGATCAAAGAAGGGTACGTGGACGTACTCTTCGCTGGTAATGCTGTGGCTACGCACGACGTCGAAGCTAGTTTATTCGGGACATCACTCGGCGTGGATTTGGAGACGGGCGAGCCAGTAAAGGGTGGACATAGTCACCACCTTTACGCCATCAACGAGATCCGACGAGTGGGTGGATTACGCGAAGCCGTTGAGAAAGGAATCCTAAAAGATGGGATAATGTACGAGTGCATCGTCAACGATGTTCCGTACGTGCTGGCAGGCTCGATACGTGATGATGGTCCTATCCCGGACGTAATTACCGACGTCATGGAAGCTCAAGCGGAGATGCGACGTCACCTTAAGGGGGCCACCCTAGTGCTGATGATGGCGACGATGCTTCACTCGATCGCTACCGGCAACCTCTTGCCTTCCTGGGTCAAAACTATCTGCGTAGATATCAACCCCGCGGTAGTTACGAAGTTGATGGATCGAGGAACCGCCCAGGCTCTGGGAATAGTGTCCGACGTCGGAGTGTTCCTACCGGAGCTCGTGAAGGAGCTCAAGAGGATCCGCGACGACGAGGCTTAGTCCACTCTTTTATCCTGCGTTCGGTAAGTTCTTCCATCACCTTTTTAGCCTCTTCCAGCGCATCCTTCGTCCCCCTGAAAGCTAGGACTGTTGTCTTAGTTCCTCCACGTTCAATCTCCCGTTGCACGACTTTCACGTCGCACCTTCGCTCCACCTCAGCGATCACATCTGCCGGGACGCCTAATGGTATTATCATATCATACTTCTTAGTGTCTCGTTCGGACACCTTCGACGCCCCCCCCCAAAGGGGGATAGTCGTTGTCGGAAAAAAGTAGCCGGAAGGAGCGAAATGAGAAGACGAAAAGAGAGACCACTAGACAGGGAAAGCATCGCCGCATTAGGGTCAAGTCTAGGCACTACGAAATGCCGTTTTCTCGAGGTGTTCTCGCCAGGTCCCTAACAGCGATCGGCGTCGAGCCTCACAAAGCGTACGAGATAGCACTCAAGATCAAGGAAGAGTTGCAAGAGGAAGGCATAGATAAAATTAGTACTGATGAATTAGCCGATATAATTCGGACTAAACTTGAAGAAATCGATGAGACGTTGGCGGAACGCTATGAGCTATGGAGGAGGATTAAAAAGCGTGAGGAACCGATAATAGTCTTAATTGGAGGAGCTTCTGGTGTCGGTACATCTACGATAGCTTCTGAGGTAGGACACAGGCTCGGTATTACGAACGTTATCGGCACTGACGCTATTAGAGAAGTAATGCGTAGAGTTTTAGCAGAGGAGTTGTATCCGACTCTCTATGAGTCTTCGTACACAGCTTGGAAGCGATTGCGCTATGAACCCGCCGAAGATCCTGTGATTACTGGGTTTCTTGACCACTCCGAACCAGTGGTGGTTGGTATTGAAGGGGTTGTGAATCGATCGATCAATGAAGGTATCCATGTGATTGTAGAGGGCGTTCATATCGTTCCGCGATTGATTAAGAGGGAGATTCTCAACTACCCAAACGTGTTCGTGTTCATGCTCTCCGTAGAGGATGAAGAGGCGCATAAGTGGCGCTTCTACGCCAGGTCTAGGGATACAAAACTCTCACGGCCCGCTGAGCGGTACTTGAAGTACTTCGAGGAGATCCGTAGAATTCACGACTTCCTCGTGGAGGACGCCGAAGAGCACGATATCCCAGTGATCAACAACGAGCATATCGATGAAACGGTGGACCAGATCGTGAGCTACATATCCTCTAAACTCTTGAAGGGTGAAAGAGAGCTATCCAAGAGCGTCTCCTGGTGGTGATGTACTGTGACGTTCCGCGAGGAGTTACTCGGTTGCAAGGTCGAGGAACTGATGACCAAAGACCCCATCACCGCGTCTCCTCAAGTTGGAGTGATAGAAGCGTTCGAGATCATGCTAAAGCATGATATTGGAGCACTGCCAGTAGTGGACGATGAGGGTAGGCTTATAGGACTCGTAACCCGGACTGATCTCGGGCGCGCCCTCCTGGAAGACGAGTACGAGCCCGGAACCACCATCGAGGAGGTGATGGAAAGGGACGTGATAGTAGTTCACCCGGATGATACTCTACTCGATGCCCTGAAACGCATGACGTCCACCCCCGAGGGCATATATAATCAGCTCCCCGTAGTCGACGATGAAGAGAAGCTTGTGGGAATACTGACGGATGGGGATATCCTCAGGTGGATAGCGAAAGAACTGTGAAGGTCAGAGTGCGGAAGGCGCCGGAGGAATTACTTTCGCTGTTACGCAAGTTAGGGCTCTCAATCGCCCGGACCGAGAACGGTTACGAGATTAGTGGTCCTAAATCTCGGCTTCTGGTGGCCCTTCAACATATACCGCCCAAAATGGCTATCCTGGCCCGTGAGACCGTCGAAGAGTTAAGACAGGTGGTTGGGGTGGAAAAGCCCAGATTATCTCACCGCCGTTAGAACACTATGTACTTACCACGTAATATATCCCGGTCTACCACGTATATGCGCTGCTTAACGCCTGAATTCGATATCCATAGTGCTAAGGTTAAATGCTTAGATTTTGCATGTTCTGGCAATACCATCACCATGGCCATTCTATCTCCGAAGTTTATGGTTCGATCGCCAACTTTCTCCTTTCCTGGCCCTAGAAGGGTTAGTTTTGCGGTCCCTAATCGTGCGATCAGCTGCTCGATTACGAGGCAACCTCTGGCACCCGTGGAGTGTAGGGCACGCTCGATACGTTCTTCTATGAGCGTGTGTTTGCCGTCACTTACGTTGCACAGTACCTCTCCGACCACTGCGTTGTAACGTACTTTCAGCTTCGGCCCATCCATCAACCGATTACCAAGCTCACGACGTATCGCCCGCTTGATGGCGTTAACGTCGGGCTTTCCGTCGTACGATGCCTGGAACACGAACTTGGACCCTTTAATCACGGTGCCCCTGGCGTCCAGTACCTTGTCTTTCAACCGCTTCTCGATTCGCTTTTTCACATCTTCCGGATCCGCAGTCAACGGGACTAGAGCGTCCACGACGAAGACCGTGTACCCCTTGATCTTAACTTTCCTGACGTCTACGTTCTCCACACCACCCGCACAGCTTACGGCGCTCTTCACGTCGGATGTCTTGACACCGGGCTTAGGTACGGCTAGGTATCGGACGACCGACACTTGGTAATCCTTCACTATGCTCGCATCGACCGTTCCCTCGGCCGCAGCTACGGCACTCTGTCCTCCCATCATGAAGGAGGGGATCGCGGATAGCACCATCATGGCCGCGAGGAATATTATTCCAGCGGTGACGATGGACCTCCTGTGCCTTCGAATCCAGCCGAACAACGATCACTCCCCCTGGTCGAGCAGCATCTCCAAGTACGAGTGACGTACTCGCTTGCCCTCGACTTTCAGCTCCTCCAAGATACTTACCAAAAGCTCCTCTTTTTCCTCGACCTCTGACTCGTCGTCCGCCTCACACTCCAGCTCGAGAAACGTGCCGAGACCTTTCACATCATCCAGCGCCGCTACAACTTTTTCTCCGTTCACTTCGAGCGTGTAGACCGTCCTAAGCTTCTTTACTTCCGCGTGCTCTAGCGGCTCGAACCCTAGATGACGAAGGATGGCGTCGGCGGTCTCGAAATCGTCGACTACCACTTCTAACTCCACCCGTGACTTCTCACGCCCTACCTTCGGTCCCTTGTAAGTTAGTGCGACTTTATCGTCGGAGCGGCGCAGTCGAAGTGCTTCATCCGTCTCTGCGAAGTCACGGCAAGGATGCTGGTAATACAGGTCCCGCTGCCGGACGGTTCTTACTTTCTCTCCGAGCTCTTCCAGGCGCTTCCGCACGTCCTCGGGGTTCTTCAGTTTAACCTTAACCTCTACCTCGTACACACCGGATCACCTCCTCTTCATCCCGATAACAACTTCGGGTTTCAAGAGCTGATACCCCAGGATCGCTCCCAAAGCGGCCGGGACGGCGCAGTCGATGCCGAACAGCTCGATGACCAACACAGCGGACGAGATCGGAGCGTTGAACGTCGCAGCCAAGAACGTAGCGATGGCCGTCGCGGCCCCGGCTGGAGCGGACGGACCCAGCGTTTGACCTAGAAAGGAGCCCAAAAACGCGCCCACGCACACTGTCGGTGAAACCAATCCCGCGGGTGTTTCACTACCGACTGTTAGCGCGGTGGTCACCATTTTACCCAGGAACGATAGTAGCGCTTCTTCGGCTCCGATACGGCCTAAGGCGGCCTTCGAGGCGTAGTCCAATCCCAACCCTACGGCCGTAGGAATAGCGATTCCCACTGACGCTACCCCTAGTCCTGCCAGGAGAGAACGCACGGGTTGACTAGGTACGGATTCGACGAACAGTCGACGGGCTTCCTTGATGCACCGGCTGTACACGTAAGCGAGTAACGTCGCCACTACAGAGATCACCAAGAGTTCCGGCAGGTGATGTGGGCTGTAATGATAAGGGGCGTTCCTCACGAGCAAGTAGCGCTTTCCTAAGGTCGAAACGTACACGGAGTACCCGGCAAGACTGGCTATCGTGCTGGGAAAAAGTACGACGTAGCGGGACCTTACGCGAATGACTTCGATGGCGAACAGGGCCGCCGCCAGCGGTGCGCACAGGACCCCAGCCACGCCTCCAGAAATTGTCCCCAGCACGACACATTTTCTCTCCATCTCCGACATTCTTAGCTTCGAAGCCACGTAGCATCCTACGGATACGCACGCTTGGGCACAAGGCCCTACTTGACCGCCACTACCTCCCCCGCCGATGACGAGACCCGCAAGTACCAATTTAGCTATTCCTCTGATGGGATTCGCGGGCTCGTTCGGGAATCCCCGGACGACTATCTCCATTCCGGTCCCTCTGAGCTCGGGATGTAGTGCTGCTAGGGTGCCGGCCAACAGCATGAACGCCGGGATGACTAACATCTCGCTCCCGACGACCTTCTCCACCGTGCTTATAATTGAAGAGATGGCGACGGCACACGCTCCGCCGATAACACCCAAAGCCGCGGCCAAAACCGTCCACCGGGCGACGTAAATCAACGCCTCCGTCGACAGCAACTCTTCACCTCCGTAGCCTCCGCGTTGGGGGGTTCTCGTCGGTGTGGACCCTGACGGTAAGTGCTGAGAGGGAACACGGACCGTGCGGACGCGTGCGAGAGTTGTACTCGAACGACAAGGTCTCCGTGGCAGAAGTGAGCGTTCAGGGTGAAGGGGAAGAGCATTACCACCGACGCACGTTCGAGGTGTACTATGTGATCGATGGTCGTGGGAAAGTGGTACTGAACGGTCGTCCCGTCGACGTGGGACCGGGGGACGTCGTCGCCATCGAACCGGGGATAAGGCATAAGGTGGTCGGCAACCTGAAGATGTTGGTGGTGTGCACCCCCCCGTTCGACCCGGAGGATGTGTACCTGGTATGATGAGCTAAGCCTACGCCGACCTAGTGGGGAGTGAGGATACGGGTGAGCTGCCTGACCCATCTCTCGTGTTTATCGAACTTAGGTTAAGGGTTCCCGAGGAGGTACTATCGTCCCTGGATCCGGATTCCGATGAGTACTGCGACAGAAGTGAGGATGTCGTCGAAATTCTCGCCGAGGGGTTTGGAGCGGCGAAATGCGCCGTCGAGGACGTTCTGCGATGCGTAAAAGCTGGTACCGATACGCTCGAAATCGTCAGGGGGAGCGAGAGTGCAACCACTGACGAGGAGGAACAAGAACGAGCATCCCGCGGTTCTCGACCCGGATCGCACGATTGTCTTAGGTGACGTGACAGTGTCCCGAGAAGCGGTGATAGGACCGGAGGTTAGACTGGGACCGGACGCCGTCGTACGAGGTGCTGTGATATCTGGACGTTGTGTCATCTACAATTGTGAGCTCGGACGTTGCGCCGTAGGTCCCAGGACCACGGTTACGGGCGATGTTGGGGATGGAGTCACAATTCACTCGGGCACGATTCTAGGGCAGCTCCGTGTGAGCGGGGAGATCGAGCCACCCGAAGTGGGTGAGGGAGCCTTCCTGGGGCCCGGGGTTTCCGTTCTTCCGGGGACGGTCATAGGTCCAGAGTCCATCGTGATGCCCGACAGTGTGGTGACCGAGCGTGTGCCGCGTCGCGGGGTCGTCAGCGGAAATCCGGCGATGCCCACGGGAATGGTCGTCGACGCGGAGACGTTGATTCTGGAGTTCGATGGAAAGCGGCTGTTACTTGAGGGAAAACGGGGAACCGCCTTTGACGTCAAGTTGAGCGACGGCGAACTCAAAATCACCGAAGGGAGCCCCGATAACTTCGGAGCCGTGCTTGAGAAGGACGTGGTGAAGGTGGTCCGCATGGGGCACGTGATACCCTTACCCGCTAGTCGACCTTTTTCCATCCCGTTGCACGTACTGGAGGTACGAACGAAGGGGTAAGCGGACGGTGCCGGTCCGCGAGTCACTGCTAATAGATACCGATGTGCGCCGCTCGCTAGTTCTCGGGTCCGTGTTGGAGAAGTGCGAGGTGGAAAGAGCAGCCGTGCTGGGTACTGTCGCCCGGGATAAGCGGTTCGAACACGGTGTTTTCGTGGCCGGGAAGCGGGTGCCAGGCGAGGTAATCACAGTAGAGGTGGAAGTTTCAAGGGAAATCGTACGCTCGGGATCTGTGGAAGTCGACCTCGATCCCACGGACCAGGATCTGGTGGCGGTGGTTGCGGACGTAGGAGCAACCGGGCTCATCTCGGATCTCACCGGATTACAACCTGAGCGCCGTGGGTTCCACGCCCTGTTCGCTTTCTCGGGTGAGTTACCAGCCCGAGTACGGAAGAGAGTGGTAATCAACCTGGACGTGTTCAGAGAATGTTGTCCGTGTGCCCTATTGGAGATCGGTGACGTGAAGCTGAGGTTTTTGGGAGGTCGACAGGTGTTCGATGAAAGGTCCAGACTGTCGTATACGGACGTCCTTGCCGTCAGGGACGGTAAGCCGATAGCATCTGCATGGAAGTCGGCGTCCAGAAGCGTCATCTCCAAGCTGGGGACCAGGTGAGGGACCGTGGTGAGGACAGTCAGAGAGCTTCCGATGCTGTTTTGCGAGTCGGTCGCACTGGAGGTACTCTCCGGGCCGAAACCGGGATTAGTGGACCCCGTCTCTCCTAGCTCCCACGAGGATATGGGGCCCCGTGAGTTCCTCGCGTGCCTTCCTGAGCTTCGGAGGTGTCTAGAGGAGGCTCTAAAGCTGGGGATAGATGGTGAACCAGTAGACGAGTTAATCCGGTCCCTTCCCGCGTGGAACGTGGACGTGATAACAGCTTCTGGCGGACCCAACTCCGTGCGCGGGATAGTGTTCTTAGGGTCGGTGTACTGCTACTCGGCTGGGTTCGAAAACGACCCGTTCCCGTTCGGTCGCATCCGCGTCGTCGGAAGGAGGTGCACGGAGGCTCTCTGGAACCGGTCGGAAACCAAGTGCGGCCGAATCCGGATCAAGGAACGGTTGGCCGGTATCTTCGGCGAGGTATCTTCCGGAATGGCTACGGCTCGAGGGGTATCCTTACCGGTCCTACGGGCCACGCTGCGGGCGGGAAGGCCCCTAGAAGAAGCCGTAATACACTCGGTGTTGGCCTGCATGTCAACGTTAGAAGACGCCGGGATTCCCCGGAAACTGCGCGACTGGGTGAAACAAAGGGCCTCGGAAGTTCTACGCGCCGGAGGTCCGTCCACCGAACGGGGTCGTGCGGAGCTGCACAAATTCGTGTACGAGTGCGCTGAACGTGGGGTGAGTCCCGGTGCCTCGGCCGACGTTACGGTCGTCGGGCTCGTCCTTCTATTCGCGAGGTGGGGTAGGGACATCGTATCCCCGTATCGTGATCCTTCACGGAGGTGGAGTGGCGGAGCTGTTGGACGGGACTCTTAGGCTTCTAATACGGTCGGATGGAACCCGGGCGGTCGCGTCCGAGGGAGACGAGAAGTTCTTAAAGACTGACGAAGCCGAGGTCAGCAGGGAGTTAACACCCTTCGAAGCTTACCGGGAGATATGCAAGAAACTGGACGCGTCCGTTGTCGAGCTACCCGAAGACGTAGGACATCCTGTCGACCCTGAGGTGGGATATCGGGTCCTGGAACTTCTGGAGAGCCTGTGGGACTCGGGGTT
Above is a window of Methanopyrus sp. SNP6 DNA encoding:
- a CDS encoding PhoU domain-containing protein, with protein sequence MYPRGRKATLAAILHTILRDRPSTQKEIAEKVGVSRRYVTELLRPLIEEGAVRRTYTVDMSKLRRHFPKLFEELGNFLYEDVEMHLEGVRPYFKRMTDLTLEQIETALIAVEENPEQAPKVIEMDEEVNRLDEEIRLYVRTLPVLHPCEEAGKVATLLLEISHCIERIGDYACNIAEVAETLGTLSDLQCWRDVREAALEARRMVETAYSVFLGRVKKEDLRDEAEKVYCAEDRVHKNIIKACEKAVEETKEFPKKADRLFGLSRITKDIERIADKAVDVVDFTRELVEGRPRDLTPEQEMRSTLPADGTY
- the argJ gene encoding bifunctional glutamate N-acetyltransferase/amino-acid acetyltransferase ArgJ, translating into MRAPEGFLLGGIKREGIGVGLIFSERRCAVAGTFTENTLRAAPVEYSEEVCERGVARGVIVNSGHANAMTGEDGYQDVLRTAEAIAELTGAPEDEIVVCSTGVIGERPPVDKIVEYAREVWEDMGSTERHVLEFSRAILTTDTEEKITLYEGDGWSLLGIAKGAGMIHPNMSTMLAFLLTDVGVKPKELQMWLREVVNDTFNMITVDGDESTNDSVVLLANDSSNLKVGRDVTITEFQRALEEVCTELAEKIVRDGEGATKLMIVRVHGASNEAEARRAARAIASSNLVKAALFGEDPNWGRIGAAIGAARVDVDPDELQIAFRSSEGEIVAYEGGPVDFDEKKAKRVLSASEVEIVVDLGVGDASARAWGCDLTYEYVRINAEYRT
- a CDS encoding TIGR00300 family protein — protein: MTDREEVVELRGHIIDSLIFSRVLDTIMEMGGDFEILEFKVGKRKTDPSFAKILVKGKDPEHLREIISELRKYGAIPVHTQEVRLEPAPADGVCPRGFYTTTNHRTFVFFDGEWIEVEDIEMDCAIVIYPEERRAVAKPIREVREGELVVVGDRGVRVKPPERPRGRTGIFGFMESEVSPEKPTLTLIRRIAEELEWHRKNGKVVVVVGPAVIHAGARDDLAWMIKEGYVDVLFAGNAVATHDVEASLFGTSLGVDLETGEPVKGGHSHHLYAINEIRRVGGLREAVEKGILKDGIMYECIVNDVPYVLAGSIRDDGPIPDVITDVMEAQAEMRRHLKGATLVLMMATMLHSIATGNLLPSWVKTICVDINPAVVTKLMDRGTAQALGIVSDVGVFLPELVKELKRIRDDEA
- a CDS encoding 2-phosphoglycerate kinase, whose product is MSEKSSRKERNEKTKRETTRQGKHRRIRVKSRHYEMPFSRGVLARSLTAIGVEPHKAYEIALKIKEELQEEGIDKISTDELADIIRTKLEEIDETLAERYELWRRIKKREEPIIVLIGGASGVGTSTIASEVGHRLGITNVIGTDAIREVMRRVLAEELYPTLYESSYTAWKRLRYEPAEDPVITGFLDHSEPVVVGIEGVVNRSINEGIHVIVEGVHIVPRLIKREILNYPNVFVFMLSVEDEEAHKWRFYARSRDTKLSRPAERYLKYFEEIRRIHDFLVEDAEEHDIPVINNEHIDETVDQIVSYISSKLLKGERELSKSVSWW
- a CDS encoding CBS domain-containing protein; the encoded protein is MTFREELLGCKVEELMTKDPITASPQVGVIEAFEIMLKHDIGALPVVDDEGRLIGLVTRTDLGRALLEDEYEPGTTIEEVMERDVIVVHPDDTLLDALKRMTSTPEGIYNQLPVVDDEEKLVGILTDGDILRWIAKEL
- the cyaB gene encoding class IV adenylate cyclase, producing the protein MYEVEVKVKLKNPEDVRKRLEELGEKVRTVRQRDLYYQHPCRDFAETDEALRLRRSDDKVALTYKGPKVGREKSRVELEVVVDDFETADAILRHLGFEPLEHAEVKKLRTVYTLEVNGEKVVAALDDVKGLGTFLELECEADDESEVEEKEELLVSILEELKVEGKRVRHSYLEMLLDQGE
- a CDS encoding chloride channel protein, yielding MLSTEALIYVARWTVLAAALGVIGGACAVAISSIISTVEKVVGSEMLVIPAFMLLAGTLAALHPELRGTGMEIVVRGFPNEPANPIRGIAKLVLAGLVIGGGGSGGQVGPCAQACVSVGCYVASKLRMSEMERKCVVLGTISGGVAGVLCAPLAAALFAIEVIRVRSRYVVLFPSTIASLAGYSVYVSTLGKRYLLVRNAPYHYSPHHLPELLVISVVATLLAYVYSRCIKEARRLFVESVPSQPVRSLLAGLGVASVGIAIPTAVGLGLDYASKAALGRIGAEEALLSFLGKMVTTALTVGSETPAGLVSPTVCVGAFLGSFLGQTLGPSAPAGAATAIATFLAATFNAPISSAVLVIELFGIDCAVPAALGAILGYQLLKPEVVIGMKRR
- a CDS encoding cupin domain-containing protein, which translates into the protein MWTLTVSAEREHGPCGRVRELYSNDKVSVAEVSVQGEGEEHYHRRTFEVYYVIDGRGKVVLNGRPVDVGPGDVVAIEPGIRHKVVGNLKMLVVCTPPFDPEDVYLV
- a CDS encoding triphosphoribosyl-dephospho-CoA synthase, translated to MRTVRELPMLFCESVALEVLSGPKPGLVDPVSPSSHEDMGPREFLACLPELRRCLEEALKLGIDGEPVDELIRSLPAWNVDVITASGGPNSVRGIVFLGSVYCYSAGFENDPFPFGRIRVVGRRCTEALWNRSETKCGRIRIKERLAGIFGEVSSGMATARGVSLPVLRATLRAGRPLEEAVIHSVLACMSTLEDAGIPRKLRDWVKQRASEVLRAGGPSTERGRAELHKFVYECAERGVSPGASADVTVVGLVLLFARWGRDIVSPYRDPSRRWSGGAVGRDS